The following DNA comes from Capsicum annuum cultivar UCD-10X-F1 chromosome 7, UCD10Xv1.1, whole genome shotgun sequence.
TCAACCAACCTTTGTCGCTTCAACTAAGCCTTAGAGGTGGAGGGCCAGAGGCTAGGATCCaacaagtgggatctggggagggtggCGTGTACACAACTTTCCCTAGTGAAGGTAGGTAGATAGACTCTTTCAgctagaccctcggctcaagtaagAACCAAAACACTCGGAAATTAAACACCTCATAACAAAAGGCTAAAATTATCAATCCATAACATTAAACTGCAACAGTTGATCATCAGAACAAGAGACATAGATTACATTACATTACATCCATAGTCGGAGTCAAAAGGACCTTCAGAGGTGCGTGTCAGATCCCAGGTGCGTGTCAGATCCACCGATCTGACACAGCCGCTTCAACAtctttgaagagtccgagcaacataggtttaGATTACAAGCAAAACAAGAGAACAAACACACAATCTGAAACGGTACATTCCACAAAGATCAAGCAAGAGTGTCGTAATAATCCGCTCGTGGTTCACGTTCAACACAGAGGATTGCATAGAGAGCATAGATGATTCCAGGAACATAGCCCAGTATCGTCAACACCACGCAAATCAAGAACTCAACctggaaaaaagttcaaaaacaGAAAATCACTAAATCCCCTGTAGCACTAGTTCATCCTAATATTCAATCACAAATCAAAGTTTTTTTAAGAACGAAATGAATCTTTTTccaattttttgtgaaaaaaaatcacTAAATCCCCTAAAGAAGTGATCCAGTCCTCAAACACCTTTCTTAGTTTCACCCAAATCTCAGttgtaaacaaaaaaaaattgaatctttttgcaatttcaagaagaaaaagtaccaccaccaccaacctaTGTTGTgctcttcaaaaatgtcgatgggtgtgtgtcggatcctccaaaaatagtgtatttttgaaggatccgacacggatGCGACAATATTTTTAGAGAGTCGGAGCAACTTAGCCACCAACAACAAAATACCCcaagtagtcccacaaagtgaggATCAACGGAGGGTGATGGTCCAACAGAAGCTTGTTGTACTGGGGTAAGTGACGTATCCAAACTTGGACAATCAAAAAGAGATAGTTGTTATCTGCCTCTGCCTAAAAAAAATGATCATTAATCTTGATAGTAAAGACATCCCCCCTCTTGTAGCTGAACTCCCTAACAAGTGTGGTGTTTCTTATAACATGCCTCCTCTTGATAAAAACTACAACTGTAACAAGTAAGTGATTTTTTgtacaattcaaattttaatttccaGCAGTCAATTATATAATTTGGTACTGATTGCTTGCTTGTTTCATCTGATGTTTTGCTTTTATTATATAAGCAGTATGCCTATGACTAATGATGAAGGGGTAATAGTGATATAGGAAGCTGTCGGAACCGGTGACGGAGCCAGAAATTTGACAAGGATGTTATAATTGACAAGGGGGTCaagggagggtagagtatacgcaaAACTGACCTCTACCTCAGAGGTAGTacggctatttctgatagacatTAGCAAGAAGAACGAGCACAAAAATCACTAAGTCCCCCAAAACAATTAAGTCAATTCTCAAACACCCTTTTTAGTTCATCCACAAAAGCAATCATCCAAGTCAAAGTTTTATGCAAGAAAATTGAATCTTTTATGCAATTTCAAGAAGAAAAAGCACCACCAACAACAAAATACCCCGAGTAGTCCCCCAAAGTGGGGTCTAGAGAGGGTAGCGTATACGCAGACCTGACctctacctcagaggtagagcggctatttctgatagacctcAGCAAGAAGAAAGAGCACACACATCATTAAGTCCCCCAAAACAATTGAGTGAATTCTCAAACACCCTCTTTAGTTCATCCACAAAAACAATCACTCGTATCAAAGTTGCAATcgaaaatgacaaaaaaattgaatcttttttacaatttcaagagGAAAAagcaccaacaacaacaaaatacccCGAGTAGTTCTACAAAGTGGGGTCGGGGGAGGTAGAGTATACGCAAACCTAACctctacctcagaggtagagcggtatttctgatagaccccgaGCAAGAAGAAACAGTACACACATCACTAAATCCCCCAAAACAATTGAGTCAATTCTCAAACACCCTACTTAGTTCATCTACAAAAACAATCACCCATATCAAAGTTGTAATCAAAAAAGGCAAAAATTGAATCTTGTTGCAATTTCAAGAATCCTCCAAAGCAATCAACCCTATTCTCAAGCACCCTTTACACTTCATCACTTGAAACAATCATCCAAATCAAAGCTATAAACAACTATGACAAAAAAGAGATTGAATCTTTTTGCAAtttcaagaataagaaaaaacACCCAAATCACTAAATCCCCTAAAACAATCAACCCTATTCTCAAACACCCTTTCCAATTCATCACCAAAAACAATCACCTAATCAAAGttctaaacaaaaaatacaaaaaaaaaaaaaaaattgaatctttttgcattttcaaGAATTTCCAAAACAATCACCCCAAGTCAAAGTTTTTAACAAAAATCCAATATAAATTGAATCTTTTTGCAAATATTTACAAAAAAGAACATTACTAAATCCCCAAATCAAAGTTTTTAAAAAGGAGcttcaaaaaaattaatcttttttcaatttttttttcaaatactcCCCAAAAACAATTTAACCTATTCTCAAACACCCTTTCCAGCTAATCAACAAAAACAATAATCCAaattaaagaaactaaaaaatatattaaaaattgaatctttttgcaaatatttactaaaagaaaagtaaatttattttaaaaagaacatTACTAGATCCCCAAATCAAAGTTTTTAAAAAGGAGCTACAAGAAAATgaatcttttttcatttttttttttaaatactccCCCAAAACAATTTAGCCTATTCTCAAACACCCTTTTAAGCTAATCAACAAAAACAATAATCCAAATTAAATAAACcaagaaaattattaaaaatgagatattttttaataatattaaaaaaaaaaaaggtaaaaaggggGATCTTACCGTGCAGCAACCATTTCTAAGACAAACACCAAGAGGAGGAAGCAAGATTGCTATTATAATTTCACAGACAAGTGCACATGTTATCTCCATTCTTGaattttgttgaaatattattattttcttggtGGATTGCAATTCTCTCTAATGACTCTTActtatatccaaaaaaaaataaaaaatccttggTATAGTACTTTTTTGTTTCTACACCATCTGTTCAAATTTACATTCACATGTTACTTTCGTCTCATTTTATCTGTCACTAGTTTTTTTTTAttcgtttcaaaaaaaaaaaaaaaaaaactctttcatcttattttatttaataactattatcattttattttatttttattgagtctcatttaataattaaaaaaaaaaatttaagaggagcaattttataaattatacaaaataattatctatttttaaaatttcgtaTTCGATCAAATGACGACATATAAAATGAGACTGAGAGAGTAACTATTTAAAAACGtaattctaaatttatttttatttatctcatttaTAAGATCTCACTTAATtaaaatagtagtagtatattttttaataatagataATTTAATAAACCTCATcaagtcttttcttatttctttatatccGATCAAAATATGCTAAATAAAATAGAacgaagggagtaatatttaCTCGGTCTTATTTTGTATGACACAATTGATTTGATTGTTCATCCTAAAAAATTGCATTTTATTATAGTTGAAaataattcaactttaaaattctttttctacttctaataaaataattcataatcaTACAAATATTTAATGATTGTTTTAGATTATTaactttaaaaatcttttttttctaattaatattttGAGTCAAATAGTatcatgtaaaaaaaataaaaggcatATTCTTTTTTTGGATCGATGAAGTATTGAGAAATGTGAGTAGATAAGACATAACGAACTTttagtttatagaaaatatgacaAGGATTATAAATGACACGTTAGATGGTTAGTAGGTAATAGTGTGTCATTTTGTCATTCATTCATACAAATAGTTGTAGTACTCCTATACTTTCTGATCCTTCAATTATTGTATTGGGTTAAAGATCTGATATAGTTCTAATTTATTAAGGATATGACTGTAGGTAAAAAAATGTCAAGGATACGAACTAGGATAAATGATTAGTAGATAGCGATACATTATCTTGTCATCCGTTCATATTAATAATTGTAGTATTACTTCGATAATTTctgatccttcaatttttttaattgtttattgtatcatatattttatttactaTCTGCTATTTCGAATACTTCTGCTACTTCTTTGTCATAAactattttgaattatatttttttagccaAGAGTCTATCGATAGTTTCTCTACCTCCGAGATAAAAGTAAATTCTACTTACGCATACTCCAACCTTCCAACATTCCATTTTATGGGTTATACTAAATATGTCGTCgttataaaaaaatgaatttttaaaaattttattcttaatgTTATAATTTACGGCCATATAAATATTTACgtcttattttaaattataaattataaaaatatttattttatttttaaacttcatagttgatcaaataaatataaaataaataaatcataattcatatatttattaggTGAAAGCAAAATAACATGTTAAATCTCCAACCACACCACATGGACAATAACTCtaataataaaaatggaaaaagcaATCAccaaatcctttttatttttgctaGGACACATGGATTCTAAATATAAGTTGaccaaattaaaaagaaaacaataatgtTTATGAGGATGgagatattttaaactttttttgagTTTGTGTATAAAACAAGGACACCtataaattctttttaatttgttcacACATGACTTTGTCACATGTCTTTGTGTACTATACtaattaattttgatgaaaaataataaataatttaagaatgGGAATGAAGTGGAAGACTTATTAAACAAccccaaaatattaaaattaaagtcAGAAGTTGTTTAACTTAGATAATAAGATATTATTATCATTTTACTTGATATAATTACATGCAATTAGTTTAAGACTCAAATATTTCACTAAACTAttaaaaatgactcatttatgtcatccgttaaaagttgagCTTATTTATGTCATCGCCATTACAAAACCGGTTCATCATTGCTATTACTTTTTAACAGCCGGTTTTTTAAAACAGTCTTGCCACGTGGTAGCTTATTAGAGGGCCATgtcatttattaatttttaaaaaaaaaatttaaatttttttttatccattaaaaagaatcgatgcaactttttgatccattgaaaattagtttgatctatgcttttaaaatttgattaatttttcatgaatatattcttaaaacattctcgttcgattcgtttttttttcatttttgacatattaaaattgttttcatattttacctttaatattaattattttttacttcaaactaatttcaaatacaatagtaaacatcatttaataaatatattataataaaatagttattttaattgaCGGGCGAGTAACTAAATGggaacggagagagtatacactccacgctttttatgacttttttttttaaaaaaagattcacGTTAACTAAAACTTTTGCCATTTTTCAGTTGAAACTGAAGGgattataaatatcaaatattattactatattattaataGTTAGTTTCTCATTTTGCCAACTCTACGTATACTATATATGTCGTCATGTTGTCGTCTTCCTATTTTtgcaatgataaatgatgatgcataaagtgttacgtac
Coding sequences within:
- the LOC107877585 gene encoding UPF0057 membrane protein At4g30660; the encoded protein is MEITCALVCEIIIAILLPPLGVCLRNGCCTVEFLICVVLTILGYVPGIIYALYAILCVEREPRADYYDTLA